ACCTTGACGATCTGGTTCTGCTTGACGTCGAGCGAGGTCATGATGGCCTGCTGCAGGTAGCGGACCTTGTCGTGCTCGAAGCTCGCGTGCTCCTTGACGCCGTCGACGTCCGCGATGAGGGTCTCGACGAGCCCCGCGAGCACGGGGTCGGTGTCGGCGATCTCGCTGCGCAGGTGCCGGGCGGCGCGGGCGAGGGAGAGCTGGGACTCCTGGGTGCTCGAGACGATCTCCTCGGCGCGGTTCATGCGCGAGATCGTGCCCTGCATGTCGGTCACACCGATCTCGCGGCCGCGCCGGTCGTAGCCCAGCGTGGCCTCCTCGATCTGGTCGGACATGTCCTCGAGCAGGTCGCTCGCGTGGAGGATGACGCGCTCGGCGGCCTCGTTGAGCGCGTACAGCAGCGCGTACATGACGCCGTACGACGTCTGGACGAGCCGGGGCGTGCGCCGCATGCGAGCGATGGCCTTGTCGAAGATCGGGTAGTGCCGGGAGGGCTGGAGGGTCACGACACGCCCGGGGGACAGCGCGAACATCAGGATCTCGCGCTCGACCCGGTCGCCGCGCCGGTAGGTCGCCACGACCGGCAGGTACACGTGCTCGTCGGTCTCCCACACTCGCCCGGAGGCCGGTGAGAAGTCGACGCCCGTGTCCCGGGCGTGGGCGAGGGCGGCGGGGTCCTCGGAGTCGACCTGGAGCCAGCGGGCACGCAGGGCCTGGGGGTCGAACCGGGGGGCCGGCGGGGGTGCTGCGCCGACCGGCACCGACGACCGGTGTCCGTACGCCGTCGTCGCACCACGGGTCGCCACGGGGACCACGGGCGTGGCCGCCGTCACGGGGTCACCCCCGGCTCGCCCGCGAGCGGCGTGCCCGTGCCCGACGGCGCAGCGTCGGTCGGGGAGGTCGTCGTCACCACGGGGTCGGGCACGCGAGCGTCGTCGCTCCCTGCGGCCAGCAGGTGCGTCCCGAGCAGGGCCGTGCAGATGAACAGGTAGAGGCCGATCGTGAAGGTGATCGACTGCCGTTCGAGGTCGGGGCGGCGGGGAGCGGGCACGGGGGTGGTGGCCCGATTCGTTCGGAGTGGTGCGGAGCCCTTGCGAGTGGTCGCGGGGCAGGGTGCACTGAGGTGTGTGCTCGTCGACATGGTGGTCCTTCCCGGCGCCGTGCTCTCGACGGTGCCGACCGGACGCCGGGCCGCCCTGCGTGCGGGCAGGGGCAGGTCCTGGCGAGGGGGGTGACGGTGCATGGAGCGCACTGGCGACCGCCCCGAGGCCGTGCCGGGGGATCCGACCGGAAGGGTCAGCGGGCAGGGTGGAGGGGAGCGAGCGCGCAGTGCGGGGATCTATGACTGCTGCCGTCCGGCATCGCTCTCACCTCCTTCTCATCTGCTTCTGGTTCCGTGCTCGTCTGAGGTACCGAGATCTCTCGGCAGAAGCAGACGGAGGAACGAGGTCACCCTAGACCTGGTCGAAGGCCCCGGCAACCCACCCTCACGGGAAGCCGCCGAAGACACTGACGGGTAACAGGACAGGATGCCCGCTTTTACGTCGGGTTGTTAACATTCCTGAGAGTCGTCCGGCCATCGTTGCCCCGGACGGGAGGGTCTGACATGCCAGCCAGCCAGCAAGACGTCCTGACCTCAGATCAGGTGCGCACGTCCCGCACGTCCACCGAGCACGGCCCTGAGCGCCTCTCCTCCCGGCGGGCGGAGATCGACCTCGCCCTCGCGGCGGTCGCGGACCGCCGCGGCGCGTTCGTCTGGACCGGGGAGCCCGGCATGGGCGCGAGCACCACGCTCGAGCTCGTCCACGAGGCGCTCCACGCGGCCGGCGGTCCGCACCCACCCCTGGTCCTGCGGGTCGCGCAGGCGGTGGGCCCGCAGCGTTCCGGTGGAGCGGTGCGCTCGCTCGTGTCCCAGGTCGCCCAGGTGACCGGGTGTCCCGTGCCGGAGCGGCTCGTGCGCCCGCTCGACGTCGCCGACCCGGAGTACGGCTACCTGCCGGAGGTCGGCGCGGTCGCGCTCGCCGAGTACCTGGAGGAAGCGGTCCCCGACCGGACGGTCGTGCTCCTCGCCGACGACCTCCACCTGGTCGACGAGATCAGCCGCGCCGTGGTCGTCGGGCTCGTCGCGCAGCGGCGCGCCGCGCTCGTGCTCCTCGCGACCGCCGTCCCCGGCGGGTTCGACCGCCCGCTCCCGTACCCGATCGAGGTCCGGGAGCTCGCGCCCCTGGGTCCGTCCGAGGCGCTGCACCTGCTGCTGGTCGAGGAACGGATGGCGGTGGCCCCCCACGTCGCGTCGCGGCTCGCGCAGAACCTCGCGGGCAACGCCGCCGCGATCTCCCAGACGGCCCGGCTCCTGACGGCCGAGCAGCTCGCGGGCACGGCCATCCTCCCGGACCCGCTGCCGCCGGTGCCGGCCGTCCGTACCCTGCTCGGCGACCGGCTCGACGACCTCGCTCCCGAGGAGCGGCGCGCCCTGCTCGTGGCCGCCGTCGCCGTCGTCGAGCGGACGGACGTCCTGCTCGCCGCGTCGGGGCTGAGCATCGACGAGGTGCTCGACGGCCCGCTCTCGGGGCAGCTCTCGCTCGTCTCGGGGCGCTTCGCGTTCACGGACCCCCGGGTGCGGTCCCTGGTCCACGGCGACGCGCGCCTCGCGGACCGGACGGCCGCGCACCTGCGCCTCGCGACGGTCCACACGGCCGCCGGCGAGGAGGACATCGCGACGTGGCACACGGCTCTGGCGACCCTCGCGGGGGACCCGGCGCTCGCGCCCGGGCTCGTGTCCCTCGCCCAGCGGCTGCTCGAGCGCGGCGACGTCGTGTGGGCTCACGAGGTCGCCCGCGAGGCCGCGAGCCAGGCCGCCGCGACCGAGCGCGGCGAGGCGTACGTGCTCGCGGGGACGGCCGCGCTCCAGTCCGGTCACGTCCACGACGCGGCGGACTGGCTGCGACGGGCCGCGCGCTGCGAGGGCGGCGTGAGCTCGGCCCGCATCCTGGGGCCGCTCGTCACCGCGCTGACGCACGTCCAGGGCCAGGTGCCCGACGACGTGCTCGCCCCGTTCCTGGCGCTCGCCGACACCGACGAGTCCTGCACCTGTTGCGTCGACCGCGAGGGGCGTCCCCGGGACGCCGCCGGCGGGTGCGAGATCGGTGACGTCGTGCGGGGGCTCACGAGCGCGGCGAGGCTGCACGCCGAGCGAGGTGACGGGGTCGCCGCGTCACAGGCGTTCGACGCGGCCAAGCGGCTCGCCCGTCGGTGCACGCAGGGAGTGGGCGGGCTCGACGTCACCCGGTCGTGGCTCGCCAACTACGGTGTCGGGGAGCGCGGCAAGCGGGCCGACCTGCCCGGCTCGCGCCTCTCGCCCGAGCAGGAGGCGTACGCCCAGGTCAGCCGGGCGATCGCCCTGGCCGACGAGGACGCCCTCGACGTCGCCGGCCAGGCGCTCGCGAGCGCGGTCGCCAACCTCGCGCCGGTGCGCAACGGCGGCCGATGGTTCGACGCACCGTCGGGGGCCGTGACCCCGTACGTCGAGGCGCACCTGCGGCTGGCGCAGGTGCTCGTGCACTTCTGGTCGGGGAACATCACCAAGGCGCGCCGCGAGCTCGAGGAGGCGGCCTTCCGTCTGCCCGTCGGGCTGCCGTTCGCCGGGACGGGGGTCGCGGTCGCGCGCCGCCTCGACATGGCGGTCCACGGCAGCGTGGGCACGGTCGCCACCGCTCTCGAGGAGACGTGCTCGTGCCCGACGTCGCGGCCGGTCCGGCTCGGCCTCCTCGTGGACCGGGCCATCGGGGCGTCGTTCGCTCGCCACCACACCCAGGCGGCGACCCTGCTCGAGCTGGCGGCCGAGACCGACCGGCGCGACTGCGCCCACATGCTCCACCTGCCCGGGATGGACGACGTCGAGGCGTGGGTGCTCGCCGGGCGTCCCGACGCGGCCGAGAAGGCGCTCGCGCGACGTCGGGTCGAGGCCAAGGACCTGTCCCCGGCGAACCGTGTCGCGACGCTCGCGCGTGCCGAGATCGCGCTCGCACGGCCCGAGGACGCGGTCGCGCTGCGCGACGCGGTCGCCTCGGCCGGGCGCGGGATCGCGTCGCCGTTCGAGCACGGGCGCACCGAGCTCTGCCTCGGCCGGGCGCTGACACGCTGGGGGGACCTCCCCGCGGCCCACGAGCACCTCCTGTCCGCGGTCGAGCTCCTCACCCAGTCGGGGGCGTGGGCGTGGGCCCGGCAGGCGCAGGGCGAGCTCGCCGGTGTCCTCGAGCACCTCGGTGCCCTCCAGGTCGCCGCACGTCGTGCCGAGACGTCGCCCGTGCCGACCACCACCCCCGGGGGAGGGGTCCCGCACGCGGGCGCTGCGTCGTCGGGCAGGGCGCGGCTCGCCGCGCGCGAGAGCGACGTCTCCGACGACGCCCTCGACGAGCTGCGCGCCCGCTGGGCGGACGAGCTCACCGATCGTGAGCTCGACGTCGCGCTGCTGGTCGTCCAGGGAGGCTCCAACCGCGAGGCCGCGGACCAGCTCTACCTCTCGGTCCGCACCGTCGAGGTGCACCTGGGACGCGTCTTCCGCAAGCTGGGCGTGCGCTCCCGGGTCGAGCTCGCGGTGCTCGCGCACCGCGTCGGGCGATGAACCGGACGGCACGCGGAGTCGGCGCGACCCGTAGGCCACGCGCAGGTACGTAGGGGGGAACACCTACGCGCCACCGTGTATGTACGCGAGGTGAACAATGTGGGAAACGCTGATTCACGAGGGGACCACCGCTCCCTAGGGTCGGGGTGTTCCTGGGCAACGACGTCCGGGGCCATCGGGCACAGAGCCCCCACCCAGTGAGGCACACACATGCGACTGAGAACCCCCCGAGGACGTGCGAGGAAGGTGGCCGCGGGACTGACCGCGGCAGCCATGCTCGCGACGTCCCTGGTCGCCGGCACCGTCGCCGCGACCGCGACCCCCCTCCCCGCAGCCACCACGACCGCCCTGACGGGCGACAGCGCCATCAACGGCTACCGCAACGTCGCCTACTTCACCCAGTGGGGTGTGTACGGGCGCGACTTCAAGATGAAGGAGCTCCAGGACTCCGGCGCCGCCGCCGACCTGACGCACCTCAACTACGCGTTCGGCAACATCCACCACCAGACGCTCACCTGCTTCGAGGCCAACAAGGCCCAGGGCACGGGCCCCAACGGCTCGGACGGTGCGGGCGACGCCTGGGCCGACTACGGCATGGGCTACACCGCGGCCAACTCGGTCGCGGGCGTGGCCGACGCCTGGGACCAGCCGCTCGCCGGCTCGTTCAACCAGATCAAGCAGCTCAAGGCCAAGAACCCCCAGATCAAGGCCATGCTGTCGATCGGCGGCTGGACCTGGTCCAAGAACTTCTCCAAGGCCGCCGCGACCGACGCGAGCCGCAAGAAGCTCGTGTCGTCCTGCATCGACCTGTACCTCAAGGGCAACCTGCCCGTCGTCGACGGCCGGGGCGGCCCCGGCTCGGCCGCCGGTGTGTTCGACGGTTTCGACATCGACTGGGAGTGGCCCGGTTCGAACAACGGCGAGGTCGGCAACATCGTCGACGTCGCGAACGACAAGGCGAACTTCAAGGCCCTCCTCAAGGAGTTCCGCACCCAGCTCGACGCCTACGGCGCGACCACGGGCAAGAAGTACCAGCTCAGCGCCTTCCTCCCGGCGAACCCCGACGACATCGCGTCCGGCGGGTGGAACGACCCGGAGAACTACCAGTACCTCGACTTCGGGAACATCCAGGGCTACGACCTGCACGGCGCCTGGAACAAGACCCTCACGGGACACCAGGGCAACCTGTACGACGACCCGACCGACACCCGCCCGGCGAAC
This region of Oerskovia jenensis genomic DNA includes:
- a CDS encoding CorA family divalent cation transporter — protein: MTAATPVVPVATRGATTAYGHRSSVPVGAAPPPAPRFDPQALRARWLQVDSEDPAALAHARDTGVDFSPASGRVWETDEHVYLPVVATYRRGDRVEREILMFALSPGRVVTLQPSRHYPIFDKAIARMRRTPRLVQTSYGVMYALLYALNEAAERVILHASDLLEDMSDQIEEATLGYDRRGREIGVTDMQGTISRMNRAEEIVSSTQESQLSLARAARHLRSEIADTDPVLAGLVETLIADVDGVKEHASFEHDKVRYLQQAIMTSLDVKQNQIVKVFTIITAVFLPPTLITSFYGMNFTRMPELEWELGFPWVVLVTLVAAVIPLVYIKRRGWLR
- a CDS encoding LuxR family transcriptional regulator, with the translated sequence MPASQQDVLTSDQVRTSRTSTEHGPERLSSRRAEIDLALAAVADRRGAFVWTGEPGMGASTTLELVHEALHAAGGPHPPLVLRVAQAVGPQRSGGAVRSLVSQVAQVTGCPVPERLVRPLDVADPEYGYLPEVGAVALAEYLEEAVPDRTVVLLADDLHLVDEISRAVVVGLVAQRRAALVLLATAVPGGFDRPLPYPIEVRELAPLGPSEALHLLLVEERMAVAPHVASRLAQNLAGNAAAISQTARLLTAEQLAGTAILPDPLPPVPAVRTLLGDRLDDLAPEERRALLVAAVAVVERTDVLLAASGLSIDEVLDGPLSGQLSLVSGRFAFTDPRVRSLVHGDARLADRTAAHLRLATVHTAAGEEDIATWHTALATLAGDPALAPGLVSLAQRLLERGDVVWAHEVAREAASQAAATERGEAYVLAGTAALQSGHVHDAADWLRRAARCEGGVSSARILGPLVTALTHVQGQVPDDVLAPFLALADTDESCTCCVDREGRPRDAAGGCEIGDVVRGLTSAARLHAERGDGVAASQAFDAAKRLARRCTQGVGGLDVTRSWLANYGVGERGKRADLPGSRLSPEQEAYAQVSRAIALADEDALDVAGQALASAVANLAPVRNGGRWFDAPSGAVTPYVEAHLRLAQVLVHFWSGNITKARRELEEAAFRLPVGLPFAGTGVAVARRLDMAVHGSVGTVATALEETCSCPTSRPVRLGLLVDRAIGASFARHHTQAATLLELAAETDRRDCAHMLHLPGMDDVEAWVLAGRPDAAEKALARRRVEAKDLSPANRVATLARAEIALARPEDAVALRDAVASAGRGIASPFEHGRTELCLGRALTRWGDLPAAHEHLLSAVELLTQSGAWAWARQAQGELAGVLEHLGALQVAARRAETSPVPTTTPGGGVPHAGAASSGRARLAARESDVSDDALDELRARWADELTDRELDVALLVVQGGSNREAADQLYLSVRTVEVHLGRVFRKLGVRSRVELAVLAHRVGR